One Rhodococcus sp. P1Y DNA window includes the following coding sequences:
- a CDS encoding alpha-amylase family protein: MALPEAARDILSELPEHRRTSFELRLEQWWPDLHDAVTALYDDPDEVAAGLTSLAASAFAERAEDLHLLDERRLLEPDWFQRPDMFGYACYVDRYAATLKGLGERLDHLTDLGVTYLHLMPLLKPRPGDNDGGYAVMDFGVVRPDLGTTEDLRDLATTLRSRGISPVVDLVLNHVAREHEWAEKARAGDARYRDYFHIYPSRDTPDAYERTLPEVFPDFAPGSFTLDPELNEWVWTTFNEWQWDLNWSNPSVLLEFAEIVMNLANLGIEVLRLDAIAFLWKRIGTNCQNQPEVHAITQALRTACRLAAPATLFKAEAIVGPRDLMPYLGIGRHTGRVSDIAYHNSLMVQIWSMLASGSTDLARHALAALPPTPPSGTWVTYVRCHDDIGWAIDDDDAASRGLTGVGHRHFLADWYSGEFDGSWSEGVVFQHNKDTGDRRISGTAAALSGLGPSRKDPERGFARIFLAHAIVSAWGGIPVVWSGDEIGSPGDPDWASEPGHAEDNRWIHRPRVTDDDRAKRFERGSDAQRVFDGIAHIARVRKGLPMLHSEAPVRVLTDSDDGLLVLQRRHPSGTFVGVFNVTADTRPLARAVLFELGLTDPREVLSGHELVDRDGTLWVPPYAAWWAI, encoded by the coding sequence ATGGCTCTTCCCGAGGCGGCGCGCGACATCCTTTCCGAACTGCCCGAGCACCGCCGGACCAGCTTCGAGCTCCGCCTCGAGCAGTGGTGGCCGGACCTGCACGACGCCGTCACCGCGTTGTACGACGACCCGGACGAGGTGGCGGCAGGACTCACCTCGCTCGCCGCTAGCGCGTTCGCGGAACGGGCCGAAGATCTTCATCTTCTCGACGAGCGCCGACTGCTCGAGCCCGACTGGTTCCAGCGACCGGACATGTTCGGCTACGCGTGCTACGTCGACCGCTACGCTGCCACGCTGAAGGGGCTGGGGGAGCGGCTCGATCATCTCACCGATCTGGGCGTCACCTACCTGCATCTGATGCCGCTGTTGAAGCCGCGCCCCGGCGACAACGACGGCGGATATGCCGTCATGGACTTCGGCGTCGTCAGGCCGGATCTGGGTACCACCGAAGATCTCCGCGACCTCGCAACGACCCTGCGAAGCCGAGGAATCAGTCCGGTGGTCGATCTGGTTCTCAATCATGTTGCTCGCGAGCATGAATGGGCCGAAAAGGCGCGTGCGGGTGATGCGCGCTATCGCGACTACTTCCACATCTATCCCAGCCGTGATACTCCCGACGCCTACGAGCGCACCCTTCCGGAGGTGTTTCCCGACTTCGCCCCGGGGAGCTTCACCCTCGACCCCGAGTTGAACGAATGGGTGTGGACGACGTTCAACGAGTGGCAGTGGGACCTGAACTGGTCGAATCCGTCGGTGCTGCTCGAATTCGCCGAAATAGTGATGAATTTGGCGAACCTGGGAATCGAAGTGCTTCGGCTCGATGCCATCGCCTTCCTGTGGAAGCGGATCGGCACCAATTGCCAGAACCAGCCCGAGGTGCATGCGATCACCCAGGCTTTGCGCACCGCGTGCAGGCTGGCGGCACCTGCGACGTTGTTCAAGGCCGAGGCAATCGTCGGACCGCGAGATCTCATGCCGTACCTGGGAATAGGGCGGCATACGGGCAGGGTCTCCGATATCGCCTACCACAATTCGCTGATGGTCCAGATCTGGTCCATGTTGGCGTCGGGCAGCACGGATCTCGCGCGGCACGCGTTGGCAGCTCTGCCGCCCACCCCGCCGAGTGGTACGTGGGTGACCTATGTGCGCTGTCACGATGACATCGGGTGGGCCATCGACGACGACGACGCTGCTTCGCGTGGTCTCACCGGCGTCGGGCATCGGCATTTTCTCGCCGATTGGTACTCCGGTGAATTCGACGGATCCTGGTCCGAAGGTGTTGTCTTCCAACACAACAAGGACACCGGTGACCGACGGATCAGTGGGACCGCAGCCGCGCTGAGTGGGCTCGGCCCGTCCAGGAAGGACCCCGAACGCGGGTTCGCACGAATTTTTCTCGCGCACGCCATCGTCTCGGCGTGGGGCGGAATTCCCGTGGTGTGGAGCGGCGACGAAATCGGTTCACCGGGTGACCCCGACTGGGCGAGCGAACCCGGGCATGCCGAGGACAACCGGTGGATTCATCGGCCTCGTGTGACCGACGACGATCGCGCGAAGCGCTTCGAGCGCGGTAGCGACGCACAGCGGGTGTTCGACGGCATCGCTCATATCGCGAGGGTGCGAAAGGGGCTTCCGATGCTCCATTCCGAGGCACCTGTTCGAGTTCTGACCGATTCGGACGACGGCCTCCTCGTATTGCAACGCCGACATCCGAGCGGAACGTTCGTCGGCGTCTTCAACGTCACCGCCGATACCAGGCCCCTGGCGCGCGCCGTGCTGTTCGAACTCGGGCTGACCGACCCGCGTGAGGTGCTCTCGGGGCACGAACTCGTCGATCGCGACGGGACTCTCTGGGTCCCTCCGTACGCGGCGTGGTGGGCGATCTGA
- a CDS encoding SDR family NAD(P)-dependent oxidoreductase yields MTSVTRILDTLLDRAVVPGYSRIGSAVRSRFWGADPAPFPEPIDVVVTGGSSGLGAATATSLAKLGARVHLVGRSTERLEASAGTIRSAAAGSVVVHRCDVSDLDSVASLVTTLTSELTGLHALVHCAGVMPPERTLTAQDHEAAFATHVLGPVALTVGLRELFDAGSRVVFVSSGGMYPVPLQTQDFEFADGKYSGMTAYARTKRMQVVLAEQLAGKLVDEHDPVVHSMHPGWAATPGVTESIPAFGTVMKPLLRTAAQGADTIVWLVAGDEALTSTGKFWHDRAIRPTHYPSWRKDSPEAREALWSTVVEATGIEL; encoded by the coding sequence ATGACCTCCGTGACGCGCATCCTCGATACTCTCCTCGACCGAGCCGTCGTACCCGGTTACTCGCGCATCGGGTCCGCCGTCCGCAGCAGGTTCTGGGGCGCGGACCCCGCTCCGTTTCCCGAACCCATCGATGTCGTCGTCACCGGCGGTAGCTCGGGCCTGGGCGCGGCGACCGCGACCTCGCTCGCGAAACTGGGCGCTCGGGTGCATCTCGTGGGCCGATCCACCGAGCGCTTGGAGGCCTCGGCCGGGACCATTCGATCGGCGGCCGCGGGATCCGTCGTCGTACATCGTTGCGATGTCAGCGACCTCGATTCGGTGGCGTCCTTGGTGACGACGTTGACCTCGGAACTCACCGGACTTCACGCTCTCGTTCACTGTGCAGGCGTCATGCCACCCGAGCGGACGCTCACCGCGCAGGATCACGAGGCAGCGTTCGCCACGCATGTTCTCGGCCCCGTCGCGTTGACGGTCGGTCTCCGGGAACTGTTCGACGCCGGATCCCGCGTCGTCTTCGTATCGAGCGGCGGCATGTATCCGGTTCCGCTGCAGACCCAGGATTTCGAGTTCGCCGACGGCAAGTACTCGGGAATGACCGCCTACGCGCGGACCAAACGCATGCAGGTGGTGCTGGCCGAGCAACTCGCGGGCAAGCTCGTCGACGAACACGATCCGGTCGTGCACAGCATGCATCCCGGCTGGGCCGCGACCCCCGGCGTGACCGAATCGATTCCAGCGTTCGGCACCGTCATGAAGCCTCTTCTGCGGACTGCGGCTCAGGGCGCCGACACCATCGTCTGGCTGGTCGCGGGCGACGAGGCTCTGACGAGCACCGGGAAATTCTGGCACGACCGCGCCATTCGGCCGACTCACTATCCGTCGTGGCGCAAGGACTCTCCCGAAGCTCGCGAGGCCTTGTGGTCGACGGTGGTCGAGGCGACGGGGATCGAGCTGTAG
- a CDS encoding YdeI/OmpD-associated family protein, with amino-acid sequence MNIIEVGTVDQWRQWLAENHSSSPEVWLVIGHKGSGVDSPRYSEAIEQALCFGWIDGLHRSRDERSSQLRFSPRRIRSGWSALNRERAHRMISTGQMTQAGMDLINRAQAEGTWEIDTRVPADLDAALAANPLARSNFEKLSPSSRRLILESVSTAKRPETRSRRIARAVDRAAANQR; translated from the coding sequence ATGAACATCATCGAGGTCGGAACAGTGGATCAGTGGCGTCAATGGCTCGCGGAGAACCATTCTTCGAGTCCGGAGGTCTGGCTCGTCATCGGACACAAGGGCAGTGGGGTGGACAGTCCCCGATACAGCGAGGCCATCGAGCAGGCGCTGTGCTTCGGCTGGATCGACGGACTGCATCGGAGCCGAGACGAACGCAGTTCTCAATTGCGATTCTCGCCCCGCAGGATTCGCAGTGGGTGGAGCGCCCTCAACCGGGAACGCGCGCACCGGATGATCTCGACTGGTCAGATGACGCAGGCCGGGATGGACCTGATTAACCGCGCACAAGCCGAAGGGACCTGGGAGATCGATACGCGCGTTCCCGCCGACCTGGACGCAGCGCTCGCCGCCAACCCGTTGGCACGCAGCAACTTCGAGAAGTTGTCGCCATCCTCGCGACGGTTGATTCTCGAATCGGTGTCGACGGCCAAGCGCCCGGAGACCAGAAGTCGTCGCATCGCTCGGGCCGTCGACCGCGCCGCGGCTAACCAGCGATGA
- a CDS encoding bleomycin resistance protein, which translates to MTLSLDAIVLGAQDPQGARTFYDSALAPAAGKVRPDEFDENPSGFQGYTVSYIVAQPTEVQTVLDAAAAAGATIVKPGKKMLFGAFSGAFQAPDGSVWKVAAPTKKDTGPAAAQPIPTEVAALLGVESPKESKVFYEKLGLTTDRDYGNKYIDFAPVDGSARLGLMTRKALAKDAGVDDGTPGPRNLVLEHRAVSREAADTVLAAAKAAGATVSGDRFTDPDGYVWRIIAG; encoded by the coding sequence ATGACACTATCGCTCGACGCAATCGTCCTCGGCGCGCAGGATCCACAGGGTGCACGCACGTTCTACGATTCGGCACTGGCGCCGGCTGCCGGAAAAGTTCGACCGGACGAGTTCGACGAGAATCCGTCGGGCTTTCAGGGGTACACGGTGTCTTACATCGTTGCGCAGCCGACCGAGGTCCAGACGGTGCTCGACGCCGCAGCCGCTGCCGGGGCAACGATCGTCAAACCAGGCAAGAAGATGTTGTTCGGGGCGTTCTCGGGTGCGTTCCAGGCTCCCGACGGCTCGGTGTGGAAGGTTGCTGCGCCGACGAAGAAGGACACCGGACCCGCTGCTGCGCAACCGATTCCAACCGAGGTCGCTGCTCTGCTCGGCGTCGAGTCACCCAAGGAATCGAAAGTCTTCTACGAAAAACTGGGATTGACGACCGACCGCGACTACGGCAACAAGTACATCGATTTCGCGCCCGTCGACGGTTCTGCGCGACTGGGTTTGATGACTCGCAAGGCGCTGGCGAAGGACGCAGGCGTCGACGACGGAACTCCCGGACCGAGAAATCTCGTCCTCGAACACCGAGCCGTCTCCCGCGAGGCCGCCGACACCGTTCTCGCCGCGGCCAAGGCGGCGGGCGCGACGGTGTCCGGGGATCGCTTCACCGATCCCGACGGGTACGTCTGGCGGATCATCGCTGGTTAG
- a CDS encoding helix-turn-helix transcriptional regulator, with the protein MDREYAEPLDVEALARGINVSAGYLSRQFKLAYGESPYSYLMTRRIERAMALLRRGDMSVTDVCFEVGCSSLGTFSTRFTELVGMPPSAYKKQATGDTAGIPSCVVKQVTRPIRNREAQTRAPQLT; encoded by the coding sequence ATGGATCGCGAGTACGCCGAGCCGCTCGACGTCGAAGCGCTGGCACGCGGGATCAATGTGTCCGCCGGCTACCTGAGTCGACAGTTCAAGTTGGCGTACGGTGAATCGCCGTACTCGTACTTGATGACTCGCAGAATCGAACGCGCGATGGCGTTGCTTCGCCGCGGCGACATGAGCGTCACCGACGTGTGTTTCGAAGTAGGCTGCAGCTCGCTCGGCACGTTCAGTACCCGTTTCACCGAACTGGTCGGGATGCCGCCGAGCGCGTACAAGAAGCAAGCAACAGGTGACACCGCCGGCATCCCGTCGTGCGTGGTCAAACAGGTGACGAGACCGATCAGGAATCGAGAAGCACAGACCCGCGCACCCCAACTAACCTGA
- a CDS encoding winged helix DNA-binding domain-containing protein produces MKITDAQRRARLVGRQFADVSKPEDVVKSVLALHATDPATVYLSVLARARSLTVEDVRAAMYDRRSLVRLMAMRRTLFVLAHDDVPVVHAAASLGVAKTMRARLKKQVSTLPTEPEVKNVDTWLAEVESSTEERLRTVGTATGAELSAAVPLLKTAILPTTDKAYDVKRYVTSEVLVMMAAEGKMVRVEPRGAWTSRRHAWAPIEQWWPGGIPVVDEAESRRELVRRWLEAFGPATFDDVQWWTGWNKTQTRGALSGLDTVDVELEAGDGVMLTGTSFGDDAAGVMLLPALDPTPMGWKQRDWYLGDYKAPLFDTFGNIGPTIWVDGRIVGGWAVTPAGEVATELFEDIGSHASEVAAEAGRITDLLDGAAIVPTFPTPLEKKLRGKK; encoded by the coding sequence GTGAAGATCACCGATGCGCAGCGGCGGGCACGGCTCGTCGGACGTCAGTTCGCCGATGTCTCCAAGCCCGAGGACGTCGTGAAGTCGGTGCTGGCGCTGCACGCGACCGACCCGGCCACGGTGTATCTGTCGGTTCTCGCGCGCGCTCGATCGCTGACGGTCGAGGATGTGCGCGCGGCCATGTACGACAGGCGTTCGCTCGTGCGACTGATGGCGATGCGCCGGACGCTGTTCGTCCTCGCTCACGACGACGTACCCGTCGTACATGCTGCTGCGAGCCTCGGGGTTGCCAAGACCATGCGCGCACGACTGAAGAAGCAGGTCTCGACCCTGCCTACCGAGCCCGAGGTGAAGAACGTCGACACGTGGCTCGCCGAGGTGGAGTCGAGCACGGAGGAACGACTGCGAACCGTCGGAACAGCAACGGGCGCAGAGCTGTCTGCTGCCGTTCCGTTGCTGAAAACTGCCATTCTGCCGACGACCGACAAGGCCTACGACGTCAAGCGATACGTCACGTCGGAGGTGTTGGTGATGATGGCTGCCGAGGGAAAGATGGTGCGCGTCGAACCCCGCGGGGCGTGGACGTCGCGTCGGCATGCGTGGGCGCCGATCGAACAATGGTGGCCGGGCGGTATTCCCGTCGTCGACGAGGCCGAGAGCCGCCGAGAATTGGTGCGACGGTGGCTCGAGGCATTCGGTCCTGCGACGTTCGACGACGTCCAATGGTGGACGGGGTGGAACAAGACTCAGACGCGCGGGGCGCTGTCGGGTCTGGACACCGTCGACGTCGAACTGGAGGCGGGAGATGGAGTGATGCTGACCGGCACCTCGTTCGGCGATGACGCGGCTGGTGTCATGTTGCTGCCCGCCCTGGATCCAACGCCGATGGGGTGGAAGCAGCGCGACTGGTACCTCGGGGACTACAAGGCTCCACTCTTCGACACGTTCGGCAACATCGGCCCCACAATCTGGGTCGACGGCCGCATCGTCGGCGGATGGGCCGTTACTCCAGCAGGCGAAGTAGCCACGGAGCTGTTCGAGGACATCGGATCTCACGCTTCGGAAGTCGCGGCTGAGGCCGGGCGGATCACCGACTTGCTGGACGGAGCTGCCATCGTCCCGACGTTCCCGACGCCGTTGGAGAAGAAGTTGCGGGGCAAGAAGTAG
- a CDS encoding carboxylesterase/lipase family protein: MKKIVSALACLLLVAACSTDTTPEPSLDIDTTTGTLHGKTVGETRQFLGIRYAEPPVGELRWALPQPVADTDETLDATEPGAACPQAPSVGDMNEDCLFLNVTAPRSPSSEPLPVVVWWHGGGYTSGAGSGYDAQRFAEQGNVIVVTVNYRLGMFGYLGLPGLEGSGNFGLADQLLALKWANDNAAAFGGDADNVTVMGESAGGMSACAALESPEAQGLMDKAVIMSGSCMIDWPAGTLYPGLPEMTPYVPLAESEENGVAIAAALNCADDRLGCLRALPVDVLVGQGSSFGNGLAYGTDLVPRNPAEALADGNVLKIPVITGGNADEHRSFVGGALLADPSAVSDSNYSSLIQQAFGSRAPEVEQRYPRGNFASPPLAWSALVTDAAWSCPTLRGASDLAKNADVWSYEFADETAPDVSGVSASGVPQGAAHATDLAYTFDLQGNDLTTGPGQKELSEKMIQAWSSFAHTGSPGDGWPRTTDDTGPVLEFGNPVTEVGDYFDAHQCGFWNAQ, from the coding sequence ATGAAAAAGATCGTGTCAGCTCTGGCGTGCCTGCTGCTTGTCGCCGCGTGCTCGACCGACACCACACCAGAACCATCCCTCGATATCGACACCACCACGGGCACACTGCACGGCAAGACCGTCGGCGAGACGCGTCAGTTTCTCGGGATCCGTTACGCAGAGCCCCCGGTGGGCGAGCTCAGATGGGCCCTCCCGCAGCCGGTCGCCGACACCGACGAGACTCTCGACGCCACTGAGCCTGGCGCAGCGTGCCCGCAGGCTCCGTCCGTCGGTGACATGAACGAGGATTGCTTGTTTCTCAACGTCACAGCACCTCGGTCGCCGTCCTCGGAGCCCCTGCCAGTCGTCGTCTGGTGGCATGGCGGCGGTTACACCAGTGGAGCTGGATCCGGTTACGATGCACAGCGCTTCGCCGAACAAGGCAACGTCATCGTCGTGACGGTCAATTACCGGCTAGGCATGTTCGGATATCTGGGACTCCCAGGCCTCGAAGGATCGGGCAACTTCGGTCTAGCCGACCAGCTGCTGGCGTTGAAGTGGGCGAACGACAATGCCGCAGCATTCGGTGGGGACGCGGACAACGTGACCGTCATGGGGGAGTCGGCTGGGGGTATGTCCGCGTGTGCTGCACTGGAATCGCCCGAAGCGCAGGGGCTGATGGACAAGGCTGTAATCATGTCGGGATCGTGCATGATCGACTGGCCCGCGGGAACGCTCTATCCGGGTCTACCCGAGATGACACCGTACGTACCCCTTGCCGAGAGCGAGGAGAACGGCGTGGCCATCGCGGCAGCCCTGAATTGCGCGGACGATCGACTTGGTTGCCTGCGTGCGCTGCCGGTAGATGTTCTCGTCGGACAAGGTTCGTCCTTCGGCAACGGCCTTGCCTACGGCACCGACCTCGTCCCGCGGAACCCCGCCGAGGCGCTGGCCGACGGCAATGTCCTGAAGATTCCGGTGATCACCGGGGGCAACGCCGACGAGCATCGCTCCTTTGTCGGTGGTGCGCTACTGGCGGATCCCAGCGCTGTCAGCGACTCGAACTACTCATCCCTCATCCAGCAGGCATTCGGATCCAGAGCGCCCGAGGTCGAACAACGTTATCCGAGAGGGAATTTCGCCAGCCCTCCTCTTGCCTGGTCGGCACTGGTTACCGATGCTGCATGGTCCTGCCCGACGCTCAGGGGCGCGAGCGACCTGGCGAAGAATGCCGACGTCTGGTCCTACGAGTTCGCTGACGAAACGGCGCCTGACGTCAGTGGCGTGTCCGCCTCCGGAGTTCCGCAAGGTGCAGCTCATGCGACCGATTTGGCGTACACCTTCGACCTGCAAGGCAATGATCTTACGACCGGTCCGGGTCAGAAGGAATTGTCGGAGAAAATGATCCAGGCTTGGTCGAGCTTTGCGCACACAGGAAGCCCCGGTGACGGTTGGCCCCGCACGACGGACGATACCGGTCCGGTGCTCGAGTTCGGCAACCCCGTCACCGAAGTAGGTGACTACTTCGACGCTCACCAGTGCGGCTTCTGGAACGCCCAGTAG
- a CDS encoding TetR/AcrR family transcriptional regulator produces the protein MPSPRVERETPTFIQSARRAQLVGVAIEVIAELGAERASLGKVAERAGVSRGVIGYHFGSRDDLLDAVIAEVYAVGAREVGPGVAEAASPSESLSAFVSGSITFYAKFPHHMQALTAIFASGHRPRVDRGEHAAELLELDSILQRGIDAGHFRPMDTTLMASVIRAVLDVAVKEIAAGRDSRSITEEVHHTVLAATRRENS, from the coding sequence ATGCCGTCACCACGAGTGGAACGTGAGACGCCGACGTTCATTCAGTCGGCTCGCCGTGCCCAGCTGGTGGGGGTGGCCATCGAGGTAATCGCCGAACTCGGCGCCGAACGGGCGTCGCTCGGCAAGGTTGCCGAACGTGCAGGTGTCAGTCGGGGAGTGATCGGTTACCACTTCGGCAGCCGGGACGACCTACTCGACGCGGTGATTGCCGAGGTCTACGCCGTCGGTGCGCGCGAGGTCGGCCCGGGCGTCGCGGAGGCCGCATCACCGTCGGAGTCGCTGTCTGCGTTCGTTTCCGGCAGCATCACTTTCTACGCGAAATTCCCACACCACATGCAAGCGTTGACGGCGATCTTCGCGTCGGGTCATCGACCGCGCGTCGATCGGGGTGAGCATGCAGCCGAATTGCTGGAGCTCGATTCGATACTTCAGCGCGGAATCGACGCCGGCCATTTCCGGCCGATGGACACCACTCTCATGGCGTCGGTTATCCGCGCAGTTCTCGATGTTGCCGTCAAAGAAATTGCTGCAGGCCGTGATTCGCGATCGATCACCGAGGAAGTGCACCACACCGTTCTGGCTGCAACTCGACGGGAGAACTCATGA
- the ychF gene encoding redox-regulated ATPase YchF: MSLTLGIVGLPNVGKSTLFNALTKNDVLAANYPFATIEPNVGVVPLPDPRLGKLAEVFSSEKLVPALVSFVDIAGIVKGASEGAGLGNKFLANIREADAICQVVRVFADDDVVHVDGRVDPSADIEVIETELAIADLQTLEKAIPRVEKEARIKKDRKPALDAAIAAQAVLNEGKTLFSQKGKLDFELLKEFQLLTTKPFLYVFNADEAVLTDDAKVGELARSVAPADAVFLDAKIESELLELDAESAAELLESVGQTEPGLDALARAGFHTLGLQTYLTAGPKEARAWTIHKGDTAPQAAGVIHTDFERGFIKAEIVSFNDLIDAGSMAAAKAAGKVRIEGKDYVMVDGDVVEFRFNV; this comes from the coding sequence GTGAGCCTCACCCTCGGAATCGTCGGACTGCCCAACGTCGGCAAGTCCACCCTCTTCAACGCGCTGACCAAGAACGATGTTCTGGCCGCGAACTATCCGTTCGCGACCATCGAGCCGAACGTCGGCGTCGTTCCGCTTCCCGATCCGAGGCTCGGCAAGCTCGCCGAGGTGTTCTCCTCGGAGAAGCTGGTGCCTGCGCTGGTGTCGTTCGTCGACATCGCCGGCATCGTGAAGGGTGCGTCCGAAGGTGCTGGCCTGGGCAACAAGTTCCTCGCGAACATTCGTGAGGCCGACGCCATCTGCCAGGTCGTCCGAGTCTTCGCCGACGACGACGTCGTGCACGTCGACGGCCGCGTCGATCCGTCCGCCGATATCGAGGTCATCGAGACCGAGCTCGCGATCGCGGATCTGCAGACGCTGGAGAAGGCCATCCCGCGCGTCGAGAAGGAAGCGCGGATCAAGAAGGACCGCAAGCCTGCACTCGATGCTGCGATTGCGGCTCAGGCAGTGCTCAACGAGGGCAAGACGCTGTTCTCGCAGAAGGGCAAGCTGGACTTCGAGCTGCTCAAGGAATTCCAGCTCCTCACCACCAAGCCGTTCCTCTACGTCTTCAATGCCGACGAGGCTGTGCTGACCGACGACGCGAAGGTCGGCGAGCTGGCGCGCTCCGTAGCCCCGGCTGACGCAGTTTTCCTGGACGCGAAGATCGAGTCCGAGCTGCTCGAACTCGACGCCGAATCCGCAGCCGAACTGCTCGAGAGCGTCGGACAAACAGAACCCGGTCTCGACGCCTTGGCCCGCGCCGGCTTCCACACCCTCGGCCTGCAGACCTACCTCACCGCGGGTCCCAAAGAGGCTCGGGCGTGGACAATTCACAAGGGCGACACGGCACCTCAGGCTGCGGGCGTCATTCACACCGACTTCGAGCGCGGTTTCATCAAGGCCGAAATCGTCAGCTTCAACGACCTCATCGACGCCGGATCCATGGCGGCAGCCAAGGCTGCGGGCAAAGTCCGCATCGAGGGCAAGGACTACGTCATGGTCGACGGGGATGTCGTGGAGTTCCGCTTCAACGTCTGA